In Streptomyces nodosus, one DNA window encodes the following:
- a CDS encoding DUF4231 domain-containing protein: protein MTPDPYEEYRKAFAAFSVKEADLRAGKALQRIGWLILLGSLTLTGILGYTVIVGLWKANDGVTRWLSLIIVNILWIACACWLYRHHKSLAEKTNKFRDALQQRQTAAAQLPLETTPGLRVYREASLDVIAAYRTQASRNRRVHNSFQLVIITGSIVVSTLTAMNEGSNAALSIITSSLSALVGISAGVTGYFKFRERGTTSQSTADDIEKNYNASGFQLGDYKEMEETTRLVLYAETVEAIKEEQRKREIQLEQSTSRDERSAQ, encoded by the coding sequence TTGACACCTGATCCGTACGAAGAGTACAGAAAAGCATTCGCCGCGTTCAGCGTGAAAGAAGCGGACCTGAGGGCAGGTAAGGCGCTCCAGAGGATCGGCTGGCTGATCCTGTTAGGTTCGTTAACCCTGACAGGCATACTGGGATACACCGTCATCGTTGGCCTGTGGAAGGCGAACGACGGCGTCACCCGATGGCTCTCTTTGATCATCGTCAACATCTTATGGATTGCGTGCGCATGCTGGCTGTACAGACATCACAAAAGCTTGGCGGAAAAGACGAACAAGTTCCGTGACGCGCTGCAGCAACGCCAGACGGCGGCCGCACAGCTCCCACTCGAGACGACCCCGGGCCTGCGCGTCTACCGGGAGGCCTCGCTCGATGTCATCGCCGCCTACCGGACACAGGCGAGCCGCAACAGACGCGTCCACAATTCATTCCAGCTGGTCATTATCACCGGGTCGATCGTTGTATCCACCCTCACGGCGATGAACGAAGGATCCAACGCAGCCCTGTCAATCATCACCTCATCCTTGAGCGCACTGGTCGGCATCTCCGCCGGAGTCACCGGATACTTCAAATTCCGAGAGCGCGGCACCACCTCACAGTCGACAGCAGACGACATCGAGAAGAATTACAACGCGAGCGGATTCCAACTCGGCGACTACAAAGAAATGGAGGAGACCACTCGACTCGTCCTCTACGCCGAAACGGTCGAAGCGATCAAAGAAGAACAGCGTAAACGCGAGATTCAGCTGGAGCAGAGCACCTCACGCGACGAGCGCTCAGCACAATGA